The Vicia villosa cultivar HV-30 ecotype Madison, WI linkage group LG1, Vvil1.0, whole genome shotgun sequence genome includes a region encoding these proteins:
- the LOC131619304 gene encoding histone H1-like: MATEEPIIAVEPVPEPAIAEPPASEKVEEPKVEAGKTKKTKESKPKKASKPRNPALHPTYEEMIKDAIVSLKEKNGSSQYAIAKFIEEKHKQLPANFKKLLLQNLKKKVASGKLVKVKGSFKLSATAKKPVVAKPKTKPVAAKVKSVKAKTAAKPKAKAVVKPKAASKAKSVTTKPKAAAAKPKTTVKPKAAAEPKAAIKPKAAAKAKTVAKPKAAAKPKPAKVAKTSTKTTPGKKVAVAKPAPKKAPVKSVKSPAKKASGVKRGGRK; encoded by the exons ATGGCCACCGAAGAACCAATTATCGCCGTTGAACCTGTGCCTGAGCCAGCGATCGCCGAACCTCCAGCCTCTGAGAAAGTGGAGGAACCAAAAGTTGAAGCTGGGAAGACGAAGAAAACGAAGGAATCCAAACCTAAGAAAGCTTCCAAGCCACGAAACCCTGCTTTGCATCCTACTTACGAAGAG ATGATTAAGGATGCAATTGTGTCGTTGAAGGAGAAGAACGGTTCGAGCCAATACGCAATTGCGAAATTCATTGAAGAGAAGCACAAACAGCTTCCTGCTAACTTCAAGAAGCTATTGCTCCAAAATCTGAAGAAAAAAGTTGCTTCTGGAAAGCTCGTTAAAGTTAAAGGCTCATTCAAGCTCTCTGCAACGGCTAAGAAGCCAGTAGTTGCCAAACCGAAGACAAAGCCAGTAGCTGCAAAGGTGAAGTCTGTGAAGGCTAAGACAGCCGCTAAGCCAAAAGCTAAAGCTGTTGTTAAGCCAAAGGCTGCTTCAAAGGCCAAATCTGTTACTACCAAGCCCAAAGCTGCTGCTGCCAAGCCCAAAACTACCGTCAAGCCTAAAGCTGCTGCCGAACCCAAAGCTGCCATCAAGCCCAAAGCTGCTGCTAAGGCTAAAACTGTTGCTAAGCCCAAAGCAGCTGCGAAACCAAAGCCCGCAAAGGTTGCAAAGACATCGACGAAGACTACACCAGGAAAGAAAGTTGCTGTTGCGAAGCCTGCGCCTAAGAAAGCTCCTGTGAAGAGTGTTAAGTCTCCAGCCAAGAAGGCTTCCGGTGTGAAGAGAGGGGGAAGGAAATGA